The Hymenobacter chitinivorans DSM 11115 genome contains a region encoding:
- the aceA gene encoding isocitrate lyase, which translates to MNKQERIAAIKHDWATNPRWKGVERPYSAEDVVKLQNSLRIEYSLARQGAERLWNLLHSEQYVAGLGALTGNQAVQEVQAGLNAIYLSGWQVAADANGAGQMYPDQSLYPVDSVPSVVRRINNALLRADQIQNLSGEGHVHWLVPIVADAEAGFGGNLNAFELMKMMIEAGAAGVHFEDQLSSAKKCGHLGGKVLVPTQEAINKLVAARLAADVLSVPTLVVARTDADAADLITSDVDERDLPFVLSDEERTSEGFYRVRPGVEACIARGLAYAPYADLLWMETSHPDLEQARAFAEGIHAQYPGKLLAYNCSPSFNWASKLSVEQMETFREELAALGFKFQFITLAGFHALNTSMFELARAYRERGMAGYSELQEREFALQQHGFKAVKHQSFVGTGYFDAVQSVVSSGKASTAALVGSTEEAQFSH; encoded by the coding sequence ATGAACAAGCAAGAACGTATTGCCGCCATTAAGCACGACTGGGCCACGAATCCGCGCTGGAAAGGCGTGGAGCGGCCCTATTCGGCCGAGGACGTGGTGAAGCTGCAGAACTCCCTCCGCATTGAGTACTCCCTGGCCCGGCAGGGCGCCGAGCGGCTCTGGAACCTGCTGCATTCGGAGCAGTATGTGGCGGGCCTCGGGGCTTTGACCGGTAACCAGGCCGTGCAGGAAGTGCAGGCCGGCCTGAACGCCATTTACCTCAGCGGCTGGCAGGTGGCCGCCGATGCCAACGGCGCCGGGCAGATGTACCCCGACCAGAGCCTCTACCCCGTGGACAGCGTGCCGAGCGTGGTGCGGCGCATTAACAACGCCCTGCTGCGCGCCGACCAGATTCAGAACCTGAGTGGGGAAGGCCACGTGCACTGGCTGGTACCCATCGTGGCCGATGCCGAGGCCGGTTTCGGGGGCAACCTCAACGCGTTTGAGCTGATGAAGATGATGATTGAGGCCGGGGCCGCCGGGGTGCACTTCGAGGACCAATTGTCGTCGGCCAAGAAGTGCGGCCATTTGGGCGGCAAGGTGCTGGTGCCCACCCAGGAGGCCATCAACAAGCTGGTAGCCGCCCGCCTGGCCGCCGACGTGCTCAGCGTGCCCACGCTGGTAGTGGCCCGCACCGACGCCGATGCTGCCGACCTGATTACCTCCGACGTGGACGAGCGGGACCTGCCCTTCGTGCTCAGTGACGAGGAGCGGACCAGTGAGGGTTTTTACCGCGTCCGGCCCGGGGTGGAGGCCTGCATTGCCCGCGGCCTGGCCTACGCGCCCTACGCCGACTTGCTGTGGATGGAGACGTCCCACCCCGATTTGGAGCAGGCCCGCGCCTTTGCTGAAGGCATTCACGCGCAATATCCCGGCAAGCTGCTGGCCTACAACTGTTCCCCGTCCTTCAACTGGGCCTCGAAGCTGAGCGTGGAGCAGATGGAAACCTTCCGCGAGGAGCTGGCGGCCCTGGGCTTCAAGTTCCAGTTTATCACCCTGGCCGGCTTCCACGCCCTCAACACCAGCATGTTTGAGCTGGCCCGGGCCTACCGGGAGCGGGGCATGGCCGGCTACTCGGAGCTGCAGGAACGGGAGTTTGCCCTCCAGCAGCACGGCTTCAAGGCCGTCAAGCACCAGTCGTTCGTGGGCACCGGCTACTTC